The proteins below come from a single Chitinophaga pinensis DSM 2588 genomic window:
- a CDS encoding UpxY family transcription antiterminator, with product MEQKTHTWYAVYTKPRWEKKVADALVRKQIETYCPINRVTHQWSDRKKIVEEPLFKSYVFVRIPEDKKTLVRETSGIVNFVYWLGKPASIPDHEVELIKRFLREYQDVQVERFPIQEDDLIRITAGPLMHQHGRVVEAGKNTVKAVLYSMGFSLIATVKTSDLMLVNNNAKEYSGAAKASVGNVI from the coding sequence ATGGAACAGAAGACACACACCTGGTATGCAGTCTATACTAAACCCAGATGGGAGAAAAAAGTAGCCGATGCGCTTGTTCGTAAGCAAATCGAAACTTACTGTCCAATAAACAGAGTAACACATCAGTGGAGCGACAGAAAAAAGATCGTTGAAGAACCTCTTTTCAAGTCGTATGTTTTTGTCCGCATTCCTGAGGACAAGAAAACACTCGTCCGCGAAACAAGCGGTATCGTGAATTTCGTTTACTGGTTAGGAAAACCTGCCAGCATTCCTGATCATGAAGTTGAACTCATTAAACGTTTCCTGCGTGAATACCAGGACGTACAGGTTGAGCGCTTCCCGATCCAGGAAGACGATCTGATCCGAATCACTGCAGGTCCGCTGATGCACCAGCACGGAAGGGTAGTGGAAGCCGGTAAGAATACAGTGAAAGCTGTATTGTACAGTATGGGCTTCTCCCTGATCGCTACTGTGAAAACAAGTGATCTTATGCTGGTTAATAACAATGCTAAAGAATATTCCGGTGCGGCGAAAGCCAGCGTCGGCAATGTTATCTAA
- a CDS encoding sensor histidine kinase, whose translation MNSTNSSGSDALLSNASNVIAITAHEFKTPLTTINSIVDLLTSKLQADHVMNDFYLKNLSRISSEIFALNSMVDEMLTINNILNGNIQSNREMMDIGSLLSPLKEQYQAFPDDGRSLIIHITGIPQPICASPAQLSRALSNLISNAFKYSRKSDPILHLDYQEKTVVITITDDGIGIPEKDLPQLFQPYFRGSNTDGIAGTGLGLSIVSSFITANEGTITVNSQPDKGTVFTVTFRYPDTCQ comes from the coding sequence ATGAACTCCACAAATTCTTCCGGAAGCGATGCATTGCTTAGTAATGCAAGTAATGTTATAGCGATCACTGCACATGAATTCAAAACGCCACTCACTACAATAAATTCAATAGTCGACCTGCTTACTAGCAAATTACAGGCCGATCATGTCATGAATGACTTTTATCTGAAAAATTTATCACGGATTTCATCTGAAATCTTTGCTTTAAACAGCATGGTGGACGAAATGCTGACGATAAATAATATTCTTAATGGCAACATTCAAAGCAACAGAGAGATGATGGATATCGGCTCACTGCTATCTCCCTTAAAAGAGCAGTACCAAGCCTTTCCAGACGATGGCAGATCATTGATCATCCACATCACAGGTATACCACAACCGATATGTGCAAGTCCTGCACAACTCTCCCGTGCGCTATCAAACCTTATCAGCAATGCATTCAAGTATTCCAGAAAAAGCGATCCGATACTACATCTGGACTACCAGGAAAAAACTGTTGTGATTACAATTACAGATGATGGTATCGGCATTCCTGAAAAAGATCTTCCACAACTGTTTCAACCTTATTTCAGGGGTAGTAATACAGATGGCATTGCCGGTACAGGCTTAGGTCTGAGCATCGTCAGCTCATTCATCACCGCTAACGAAGGAACTATCACCGTCAATAGTCAGCCTGACAAAGGCACGGTTTTTACAGTTACTTTCAGGTACCCTGATACCTGTCAGTAA
- a CDS encoding polysaccharide biosynthesis/export family protein, giving the protein MILKKDYLRYIFIIPVLICCFFFTSCVSTRKSLYFKDLPDTVIAPVKGNFEPVIHKNDVLQIVVSSMNPEDAVVFNTPSVTAAGTPGGGSQATGYLVSEQGYIEYPVLGKVKAEGLTKEQLTKQLQNELNERKLLKDPVVTIRFLNYRVTVIGEVAHPTVVNVNSEKITILEALGLAGDITVYGKKENVMLIREVNGEKTIRRLNLNSMEVLSSPYYYLQSNDVVYVEPNKSKVAVATGSRTTIPIIISTLSLIVLSIDRLRN; this is encoded by the coding sequence ATGATTCTAAAGAAGGATTATTTACGTTATATCTTTATTATTCCGGTCCTTATCTGCTGTTTCTTTTTTACATCTTGTGTCAGCACCAGGAAGTCCTTGTATTTCAAAGATCTGCCTGATACTGTTATTGCCCCTGTAAAAGGAAATTTCGAGCCGGTAATACATAAAAATGACGTATTACAAATTGTTGTTAGTAGTATGAACCCCGAGGACGCTGTTGTGTTTAACACCCCAAGTGTTACAGCTGCCGGAACTCCAGGAGGTGGTAGCCAGGCAACGGGTTACCTGGTAAGTGAACAGGGATATATTGAATATCCGGTACTTGGTAAAGTCAAAGCAGAAGGACTTACCAAAGAACAACTTACAAAACAGTTGCAAAATGAATTAAACGAACGGAAGCTGCTTAAAGATCCGGTTGTTACGATTCGCTTCCTCAATTACCGGGTGACTGTTATCGGCGAAGTAGCTCACCCCACAGTAGTTAATGTCAACAGTGAGAAAATAACGATTCTTGAAGCGTTGGGATTAGCAGGAGATATCACAGTCTATGGTAAGAAGGAAAATGTAATGCTTATCAGAGAGGTAAACGGCGAAAAGACGATCAGAAGACTCAATCTTAATAGTATGGAAGTGCTTTCATCTCCTTACTATTACTTACAATCCAACGATGTGGTATATGTTGAACCTAACAAGTCGAAAGTCGCTGTAGCAACTGGCAGCAGGACTACGATACCAATCATCATCAGCACATTATCTCTGATCGTGCTTTCAATTGATAGACTGAGGAATTAG
- a CDS encoding T9SS C-terminal target domain-containing protein: MILLLSCLLNVASAQHLTLRNSSLEGKPGVKVAPTGWLVAANTPDVLPGVMGVFKSANAGSTFVGLQGGPVYREGIEQELTEPLVEDRTYSMSFDLAFNEMYGHKHCYGNLAIFGGSAPGDTAELLWTSGSFTDTAWRRWNAIFTPRQTHNYIALYAYPAETCPTSSFGVLVFVDNLSTIRQILRTELTATASCKNEGTGSVQVKVKGGAEPYTYLWTPGNYTTSQVSDLLPGMYSVTVTAANGVTAKGAVEVSASDLQTEKAVTISDCAGENKSAIALDISGGLPPYDLSLNGEETHARTFNHLRPGNYVFVLKDQQVCRDTFNIFIQEPAPLVINKIATEPCSCSEVNDGIIRWEVDGGTRPYKYRVNGEAWQPDSLQRNLKAGDYRYEVEDANGCADGGNTVITSPNQHCFVMMPSAFSPNSDGSNDVFRPRIYDAVTNYRLSIFNRWGSLVFQTSDPKAGWDGYSRGVAQTPQSFVYVCTFTTSKNEPKEYRGSVMLVK, encoded by the coding sequence ATGATCCTGTTGTTGAGCTGTCTGCTGAATGTAGCATCTGCACAGCATCTGACTTTGCGTAATTCCTCACTTGAAGGAAAGCCCGGCGTTAAAGTAGCGCCTACGGGCTGGCTGGTTGCGGCCAATACACCGGATGTATTACCTGGTGTAATGGGAGTGTTTAAATCTGCTAATGCAGGAAGCACTTTCGTTGGCCTGCAGGGCGGACCCGTATATAGGGAAGGTATTGAGCAGGAGCTGACAGAACCGCTGGTCGAAGACAGGACTTACAGTATGTCTTTTGATCTTGCATTCAATGAAATGTATGGTCATAAACATTGCTATGGTAACCTGGCCATCTTTGGCGGGAGCGCACCCGGTGATACGGCAGAACTATTATGGACCTCCGGTAGTTTTACCGATACTGCCTGGCGCAGATGGAATGCGATATTCACACCCAGGCAGACACATAATTACATTGCGTTGTATGCTTATCCGGCTGAAACATGTCCTACCAGCAGCTTTGGGGTACTCGTGTTTGTGGATAACCTTTCTACGATCAGACAAATACTGCGTACTGAGCTGACGGCTACCGCTTCCTGTAAGAATGAAGGAACAGGAAGTGTACAGGTAAAAGTAAAAGGAGGAGCGGAGCCTTATACGTATCTGTGGACACCCGGTAATTATACGACTTCACAGGTCTCTGACCTGTTGCCGGGAATGTATTCGGTGACGGTTACAGCTGCGAATGGCGTGACGGCAAAAGGCGCTGTAGAGGTAAGCGCTTCTGATCTGCAGACAGAGAAAGCAGTCACTATATCTGATTGCGCAGGAGAAAATAAAAGTGCCATTGCATTGGATATAAGCGGCGGACTACCCCCTTACGATCTTTCATTGAATGGAGAGGAAACGCATGCACGTACATTTAATCATCTGCGACCCGGTAATTATGTATTTGTATTAAAAGACCAGCAGGTGTGCCGGGATACCTTTAATATTTTTATTCAGGAACCAGCGCCGCTGGTGATCAATAAGATTGCTACGGAACCTTGTAGCTGTAGTGAAGTGAATGATGGGATCATCCGCTGGGAAGTAGATGGTGGCACACGTCCGTATAAATATCGTGTCAACGGTGAAGCATGGCAGCCTGATAGTTTACAGCGTAATCTCAAAGCCGGTGATTATCGCTATGAAGTAGAAGATGCGAATGGTTGTGCTGATGGTGGAAATACAGTGATCACTTCTCCTAATCAGCATTGTTTTGTGATGATGCCATCTGCGTTTAGTCCTAACAGTGATGGTTCCAATGATGTGTTTCGTCCGAGGATCTATGATGCAGTGACTAATTATCGTCTGAGTATTTTTAACCGCTGGGGCAGTCTGGTATTTCAGACGAGCGATCCTAAGGCAGGTTGGGATGGTTATTCCCGGGGTGTTGCGCAGACCCCGCAGTCATTTGTATATGTCTGTACATTCACGACCAGCAAAAATGAACCGAAGGAATACAGGGGTTCAGTGATGCTTGTGAAATAG
- a CDS encoding acyltransferase, whose translation MSGINTAALFTLQEQDTEAAALELFRYQYRENDIYRAYTDALHRKPSEIRSLLQIPFLPIQFFKTHTVTCGSFAPELVFESSGTTQTINSRHLVKEAAVYEQSFLAGFERFYGPVSDFVVLGLLPSYLERQHSSLVYMVQDMVKRSGHAESGFYLYEHDKLAAHLQELEARQQKTLLIGVTFGLLDFAEHYHLQLENTIVMETGGMKGRREEWTRQQVHGYLKERLGCKQIHAEYGMTELLSQAYSYGDGLFTTPPWMKILVRDENDPFQLSAANAAGVINVVDLANVYSCAFIATDDIGKLRADGSFEVLGRLDNSALRGCSLMVS comes from the coding sequence ATGAGTGGCATCAATACGGCAGCACTATTTACATTACAGGAGCAGGATACGGAAGCAGCGGCCCTGGAGCTTTTCCGGTACCAGTACAGGGAAAATGATATTTACCGGGCTTATACTGACGCCCTGCACCGGAAGCCCTCCGAAATACGCTCCTTGCTGCAGATTCCCTTTCTACCTATACAATTCTTTAAGACACATACAGTTACGTGTGGTTCCTTCGCCCCAGAACTGGTATTTGAAAGCAGTGGTACTACCCAGACCATCAACAGCCGGCACCTGGTAAAGGAAGCCGCTGTCTATGAGCAGAGTTTCCTGGCCGGTTTTGAGCGGTTTTATGGTCCTGTTTCCGATTTTGTGGTACTGGGATTACTACCGTCCTACCTGGAAAGACAGCATTCTTCCCTGGTATACATGGTGCAGGATATGGTAAAACGGAGCGGACATGCGGAAAGCGGGTTTTACCTGTATGAGCATGATAAGCTGGCTGCACACCTGCAGGAACTGGAAGCGCGTCAGCAAAAGACATTGCTGATAGGAGTGACCTTCGGTTTACTGGACTTCGCAGAGCATTATCATCTGCAACTGGAAAATACCATTGTCATGGAAACCGGCGGTATGAAAGGCCGCCGCGAGGAGTGGACCCGTCAGCAGGTACATGGCTATCTGAAAGAAAGACTGGGCTGTAAACAGATTCATGCAGAATATGGCATGACGGAACTGTTATCACAGGCTTATTCCTATGGGGACGGCTTATTTACCACGCCGCCATGGATGAAAATATTAGTCAGGGATGAAAATGATCCCTTTCAGCTGTCAGCCGCTAATGCTGCCGGCGTTATCAATGTGGTAGACCTCGCGAATGTCTATTCCTGCGCATTCATTGCCACAGACGATATTGGTAAATTACGTGCAGACGGAAGTTTTGAAGTACTTGGCCGTCTGGATAATTCCGCTTTGAGAGGATGTAGTCTGATGGTCAGTTAA
- a CDS encoding response regulator, which yields MSARILLIEDKAGLLDTLKSLLELHNYTVYTASNGQEGLSIANRYLPDLVISDITMPVLNGYALLDSFRIDPQLSKIPVLIASAKNEAHEIELVMQKGAAGYLTKPFVFAHLHQEIKRLLGNSMTASKE from the coding sequence ATGAGCGCCAGAATTCTTTTAATTGAAGACAAAGCCGGACTTTTAGACACATTAAAAAGTCTGCTTGAATTACACAACTACACCGTGTATACTGCCAGCAACGGTCAGGAAGGATTATCCATCGCCAACAGATATCTGCCTGACCTGGTCATCAGTGATATTACCATGCCCGTTTTAAATGGATATGCATTACTCGATAGTTTCCGCATCGATCCGCAGCTTTCAAAAATTCCCGTATTAATTGCCAGTGCAAAAAATGAAGCGCATGAAATAGAACTCGTCATGCAGAAAGGCGCCGCAGGTTATCTGACCAAGCCTTTTGTGTTTGCACATCTGCATCAAGAAATAAAACGACTGCTGGGCAATTCCATGACTGCGTCCAAAGAATAA
- a CDS encoding mannose-1-phosphate guanylyltransferase codes for MLHVLLCGGSGTRLWPLSNKQTPKQLLPLFDGQSLLQLTWIRNNNFCDSVMAVVNEQQADMVNSQLQEAGAIDIQMMAEPVGRNTAAAIALAAFSTDPETLLLITPADHLIGTPDLYAETIQKAASLAAEGHLVTIGLQPAYPETGYGYIQYAGYDVVRFTEKPNAVTAEAMLQSGDYLWNSGIFCGKAGVLLQQLLEYAPEIYASAAEAAAIWKETGVIPLAAMNAIPSDSIDYAVLEKSDIVKVVPSAMQWSDVGGYEALAEALASHYRYSNNQAVFIESDPVNSMVIGKDKLVALVGVENVVVVNTPEALLILQKGKGQEVKQLHQWVKENRPELL; via the coding sequence ATGCTACACGTATTATTATGTGGAGGGTCAGGAACCCGTCTCTGGCCACTATCAAATAAACAGACGCCCAAACAATTACTGCCTTTATTTGATGGGCAGAGTTTATTGCAATTGACGTGGATACGTAATAACAATTTCTGTGATAGTGTGATGGCCGTGGTGAATGAACAACAGGCCGACATGGTGAATAGTCAGCTGCAGGAAGCAGGTGCTATCGATATCCAGATGATGGCGGAACCTGTAGGCCGTAATACCGCTGCTGCAATTGCACTGGCGGCATTCTCCACAGATCCTGAAACGCTTCTGCTCATTACGCCTGCCGATCACCTGATCGGAACGCCTGATCTGTATGCTGAGACTATTCAGAAAGCAGCTTCACTGGCAGCAGAAGGCCACCTGGTGACTATCGGTCTGCAACCAGCTTACCCTGAGACAGGATATGGTTATATCCAGTATGCCGGTTATGACGTAGTGCGCTTTACTGAAAAACCAAATGCCGTTACAGCGGAAGCAATGCTGCAAAGCGGCGACTATCTCTGGAACAGTGGTATCTTCTGTGGAAAAGCCGGTGTGCTGTTACAACAGCTGCTGGAATACGCGCCAGAAATTTATGCGTCAGCAGCAGAAGCAGCGGCGATCTGGAAGGAAACCGGCGTTATTCCGCTGGCGGCAATGAATGCAATTCCATCTGACAGTATTGACTATGCAGTGCTTGAGAAAAGTGATATCGTAAAGGTGGTACCAAGCGCTATGCAATGGAGCGATGTAGGTGGTTATGAAGCACTGGCGGAAGCGCTGGCAAGTCACTACCGTTACAGCAACAACCAGGCGGTATTCATCGAAAGCGATCCGGTTAACAGTATGGTCATCGGAAAAGATAAACTGGTAGCATTGGTAGGTGTGGAAAACGTGGTAGTGGTAAACACTCCGGAAGCCCTGCTGATCTTACAGAAAGGAAAAGGACAGGAAGTAAAACAACTGCATCAGTGGGTGAAGGAAAACAGACCCGAGCTGCTGTAA
- the fcl gene encoding GDP-L-fucose synthase, with the protein MQLNDKIYIAGHRGMVGGAISRRLQTLGYNNLATRSSTEMDLRSQAAVNEFFATEKPEYVFLAAAKVGGIHANNTYRAEFLYDNLIMEANIIHAAWQNGVKKLMFLGSSCIYPKLAPQPLREDSLLTGPLEPTNEPYAIAKIAGIKLCEAYRDQYGANFISVMPTNLYGIGDNYHPENSHVLPALIRRFHEAKEAGAASVTVWGSGTPKREFLYADDLAAACVYLMLHYDEKELVNIGTGEDLTIRELAETVKEVVGYTGGLVFDTSKPDGTPRKLMDVSKLHSLGWKHSVALKEGLAQAYADFLQKTQMVTL; encoded by the coding sequence ATGCAACTGAACGATAAGATATATATAGCTGGTCACCGTGGAATGGTGGGCGGCGCTATCAGCAGAAGATTACAAACGCTGGGATATAATAACCTGGCGACAAGAAGCTCCACAGAAATGGACCTTCGCTCTCAGGCTGCTGTTAATGAATTTTTCGCTACAGAAAAGCCGGAATATGTATTCCTGGCTGCAGCAAAAGTTGGCGGTATTCATGCCAACAACACCTATCGTGCAGAGTTCCTGTACGATAACCTTATTATGGAGGCCAACATCATTCATGCTGCATGGCAGAATGGTGTGAAAAAACTGATGTTTCTCGGCAGCTCCTGCATCTATCCTAAACTGGCGCCACAGCCATTAAGGGAAGATAGTCTGCTGACAGGTCCATTAGAACCAACCAACGAACCTTATGCGATCGCGAAGATTGCGGGTATCAAATTATGTGAAGCATACCGTGACCAGTATGGCGCCAACTTTATCAGTGTAATGCCAACGAATCTGTATGGTATCGGCGATAATTATCACCCTGAAAATTCCCATGTACTGCCGGCACTGATCCGTCGTTTTCATGAAGCGAAAGAAGCGGGTGCAGCGAGCGTAACAGTTTGGGGAAGTGGTACACCAAAACGTGAATTTCTTTATGCCGACGATCTGGCCGCTGCCTGCGTTTACCTGATGCTGCATTATGATGAAAAAGAGCTGGTAAACATAGGAACGGGTGAGGATCTGACCATCCGCGAACTGGCGGAAACAGTAAAAGAAGTGGTAGGTTATACAGGAGGTCTGGTTTTTGATACATCCAAGCCCGACGGTACGCCACGTAAACTGATGGATGTTTCCAAACTGCATAGTCTCGGATGGAAACACAGCGTAGCGCTCAAAGAAGGACTGGCACAAGCTTATGCCGACTTTTTGCAAAAAACACAGATGGTCACATTGTAA
- a CDS encoding response regulator: MINIGIIEDNYFQLNNYKEFLEDFQECKVVFACKSMEEFRALPFKETEVNVILLDISLPGESGIQGMQELKRIYPDAKLIVLSGHDGKHYVIESIRQGASGYIIKTSRLMEIYHSIMDAVSEGGTLSPKAAHLLINYIAKDPLEDIKHKLTKREYELLALLKEGYSYKEMAEKLFVTVFTVNQHLKKIYQKLNVATKSELISKIWSNSLYSFFLITNSWIFFQMLSFENMMHFL; encoded by the coding sequence ATGATCAATATTGGAATTATAGAAGACAATTATTTCCAGTTGAACAATTACAAAGAGTTTTTAGAAGATTTTCAGGAGTGTAAGGTTGTTTTTGCTTGTAAGTCGATGGAGGAATTCAGAGCACTTCCATTTAAGGAAACAGAGGTGAACGTAATATTACTGGATATTTCGCTGCCAGGGGAATCAGGTATACAAGGGATGCAGGAACTTAAACGTATCTACCCTGATGCCAAGCTGATAGTATTATCAGGGCACGATGGAAAGCATTACGTTATTGAATCGATCCGTCAGGGTGCGAGCGGTTATATTATTAAGACCAGTCGTCTGATGGAGATCTATCATTCAATCATGGATGCAGTCAGTGAAGGTGGAACGCTGTCGCCAAAAGCAGCGCACCTGCTGATTAATTATATCGCCAAGGATCCATTGGAGGATATAAAGCATAAGCTCACAAAAAGGGAATACGAGTTGCTCGCGCTGCTCAAGGAAGGCTACTCATATAAGGAGATGGCAGAGAAGCTTTTTGTAACAGTGTTTACGGTAAATCAGCATTTGAAGAAGATTTATCAAAAACTTAATGTTGCCACCAAATCAGAACTAATTTCGAAGATTTGGTCAAATAGTTTGTATTCTTTCTTTTTAATTACGAATTCTTGGATTTTTTTTCAAATGCTTTCATTTGAAAATATGATGCACTTCCTCTAA
- a CDS encoding GumC family protein, with protein sequence MQQKVINTRTKREEHTGLLEMIRHKYQPYWPLFVIASIISLSIAYVYLRYATPLYKMTSSLLIKEDTRPTESSIIEMMDPLGRGKKVDNEIEILKSRTIAKTVVRNLNLYGEVFEKGRIRDISMYKKGPLQFNFIDPDLINPDENKIVELQYDYKGQKVSLDGKSYPLNDTVHTEWGRMVIRAVPGYNPAGQHGEGFYLRVAGDKVLGGVFLSNLKIAAATKNSNVLRLEYVDAVPQRGMDMLNEVMKAYDNASIDDKNKTASKTMAFVEDRLRIITAELSQVEGQIQEYKTNEGIVDIGEQSKIFLNAVQDNDVRLSEADMQLSTLSAVEQYVRGKKTEDNLVPATLGIADATLLGLLSKLQDAELQYERLKKTTGENSPLLASLSAQIDKLRPAIMDNITSLRANLEASRAKLSTQNNRFMSMLKGVPSKEKTLLEVSRQQAIKNNIYTFLLEKREETQLQYAAAISDSRIIDLAEAESYPFSPKKSMVMALALIAGIAVVAGFIAVKDLMNNKVMFRSDIEKGTSAPIIAEIMFDKSGAIAITEGKRTPVAEQFRALRTSLSYIGINGDNKTILVTSSISGEGKSFVAVNLALSLSLTKKKVVLLEFDLRKPKVSKILNVPHHPGISNYLVGHSSLNDILKQPIENNEYMYLLSAGVIPPNPTELILNGRLEHLLATLRATFDYVIIDSAPVGPVTDARLLAPFADATLYVVRHERTPKFNLKMIEDLYEQGDLGKLNIVFNGLKMRGVPGYAYAYGGGYGYGNGQGYGYGYTDDHKNGSVKKGRFTKIFK encoded by the coding sequence ATGCAACAGAAAGTAATCAATACGCGCACAAAGAGGGAGGAGCATACAGGTCTTCTGGAAATGATCAGGCATAAATACCAGCCTTACTGGCCACTATTTGTGATTGCGTCAATAATTTCTCTCTCAATAGCATATGTTTACCTGAGATATGCAACCCCATTATATAAGATGACATCTTCTTTGCTGATCAAAGAAGATACGCGTCCTACCGAGAGCTCTATCATTGAGATGATGGACCCGCTCGGCAGAGGCAAAAAAGTTGATAACGAAATTGAAATACTCAAGTCCAGAACAATTGCAAAAACAGTTGTAAGGAATCTGAACCTTTACGGAGAAGTCTTCGAAAAGGGCAGGATCAGGGACATTTCCATGTATAAAAAAGGTCCGCTGCAATTCAATTTTATTGATCCGGATCTGATCAATCCCGACGAGAACAAAATCGTTGAACTGCAATATGATTATAAAGGACAGAAAGTTTCCCTCGATGGAAAAAGTTATCCTTTAAATGATACTGTACATACCGAATGGGGCCGTATGGTGATCAGAGCAGTGCCAGGTTATAATCCTGCAGGCCAGCATGGCGAAGGATTTTATCTGCGTGTAGCGGGAGATAAAGTACTGGGCGGTGTATTCCTCAGTAACCTGAAGATCGCTGCTGCTACTAAAAACTCCAATGTACTCAGACTGGAATACGTTGATGCAGTGCCTCAGAGAGGTATGGATATGCTCAACGAAGTGATGAAAGCTTATGATAACGCGTCTATCGATGATAAGAATAAAACGGCGTCAAAAACAATGGCGTTCGTGGAAGACAGGCTGCGTATCATCACTGCCGAATTAAGTCAGGTAGAAGGTCAGATACAGGAATATAAAACAAATGAAGGTATCGTTGATATCGGTGAACAGAGTAAGATTTTCCTGAATGCCGTACAGGATAACGACGTGAGACTTAGCGAAGCCGATATGCAGTTATCCACACTTTCTGCGGTAGAACAATATGTAAGAGGTAAGAAAACAGAAGATAACCTTGTCCCGGCTACACTGGGTATCGCAGACGCAACCTTACTGGGATTGCTGAGCAAGTTACAGGATGCAGAACTGCAATACGAAAGACTGAAAAAGACGACAGGTGAAAATAGTCCCCTGCTGGCTAGTCTGAGTGCACAGATCGACAAACTGAGACCTGCCATCATGGATAATATCACCAGTTTACGCGCTAACCTTGAAGCTTCAAGAGCTAAGCTGAGTACACAGAACAACCGCTTCATGAGTATGCTGAAAGGCGTACCGAGCAAAGAGAAAACTTTGCTGGAAGTAAGCAGACAACAAGCGATTAAAAACAATATCTATACATTCCTGCTGGAAAAACGTGAAGAGACACAGCTGCAATATGCTGCTGCTATTTCTGACAGCCGTATCATCGATCTGGCAGAAGCTGAGTCTTATCCTTTCAGTCCGAAGAAATCAATGGTAATGGCACTGGCATTGATCGCCGGTATCGCTGTTGTAGCTGGTTTCATTGCTGTGAAAGATCTGATGAACAACAAGGTGATGTTCCGTTCAGATATTGAAAAAGGCACTTCTGCACCAATCATTGCAGAGATCATGTTCGACAAGAGTGGCGCGATCGCTATCACAGAAGGCAAGCGTACACCAGTGGCAGAACAGTTCAGGGCATTGAGAACCAGTTTATCTTATATTGGTATCAACGGGGACAATAAAACGATCCTGGTGACCTCTTCTATCTCCGGTGAAGGAAAGAGCTTTGTGGCAGTGAATCTGGCGCTGAGTCTTTCCCTGACGAAGAAGAAAGTCGTGTTACTGGAGTTTGACCTTAGAAAGCCAAAAGTAAGTAAGATCCTTAATGTGCCGCACCATCCGGGTATCAGTAATTACCTGGTAGGACATTCATCACTGAATGATATCCTCAAGCAGCCAATTGAGAATAATGAATACATGTACCTGCTTTCTGCAGGTGTCATTCCGCCGAATCCGACAGAGCTGATCCTGAATGGCAGACTGGAACATTTACTGGCTACACTGAGAGCTACCTTTGATTATGTGATCATTGACTCCGCTCCGGTAGGTCCGGTAACGGATGCCCGTTTGCTGGCGCCGTTTGCAGATGCTACACTCTATGTTGTGCGTCATGAAAGAACACCGAAGTTTAATCTCAAAATGATAGAAGATCTCTATGAACAGGGAGATCTCGGCAAGTTGAATATTGTATTCAATGGCCTCAAGATGCGCGGAGTACCTGGTTATGCATATGCTTATGGCGGAGGCTATGGTTATGGTAACGGACAGGGCTATGGCTACGGCTATACAGATGATCACAAGAACGGATCCGTGAAGAAAGGACGGTTTACAAAGATTTTTAAGTAA